The following is a genomic window from Amycolatopsis australiensis.
GATGCATAGGAATTTGCACGTGCGTCCGGCGACTGTGGTATGCGATCTCGAAGCCGGGCTACCGCTGTTCCTTCGGTGCCGAGGAGACATCACCTTCGCCACCGACGGAGGACACTTCGCCCTGGGATGCCGCCCGCCGAATCTCGACGTCCGGGTACACGAGCTTGTTGAGCACCCCGGTCACCGACTCGCGCCCCTCCACGCTCATCAACAGCTTCCCGAACTCCGGCTCCGACCCGCACGCCGCCGGCCGACTTGGCCACCCACCCGCGAGCACGGCTTGCGCCGACGGATCGAACCGGACACGGGAGCGGAGATGGTGGGAACGAAGGTGTCGGTGGAGGACGAAGGCCGCGATCAGGATCGCGACCGCGGCGGTGGTCGCCCCGCAGAACGCGCCGCTCTCGGCGAGGTCACCCGGGCGGAGCGCGCCGTTCCCAGCATGGCCTGGCGGCCATGCGTGCCGGGGAACATGCCTGCCTTCGAACCCAGTCCCGAAATCCGCTCGTGAGCCGCGGAACTCCACGTCGGGTCGAGCAGCGCGAACGCTCGTCCATCGTCGTCACCAGCGATCGTTCCGGCCAAGCGCGGGCGGGCCACGCGCTCAGTCAGGACGGCGCCGACTGCGGCAGATCCGCGGCGATTTTCGCGAGCAGGGCCCGCAGGGTGGCCCGCTCCGCCTGGTCCAGCGGCGCCAGGATCGTCTCCTCGACGCCGGTCATCGCGGTGTCGAACCCGGCGATGAGTTCGCTTCCCGCCGGTGTCGCGTAGACGCGTTTGCTGCGCTCGTTGCCGGGGTCCGTGCGCCGCTCGACCAGACCACGCCGCTCGAGCCCCTGCAGGAGGCTGGACACGCTTGCCTCGCTCGTGCGGCTCATCTGGGCGATGTCACGCTGGATCGCACCGGGATTCCGGACCAGGTAGACGAGCGCGGCACTCTGCCCATGACTGAGCCCGCGCTCCCGGATCCATTCCTCACCGGTTTTCCGCTGTGCCCAGACGATCCAGCGCATCAGGTCGAGGCTGCTGGTCGGCGCCGGCTCTCGCGCATCCATCCTGCGAACCCTCAACTGCACGAGACGATGTGCACCGGCGTCCGGACCCCCCATTCCTCAGCGCCGTCGGCGACGAGGTCGGCGATCCGCCGGTGCCCTTCATCGAGCCGCCCTTCCTGCAGCGCCGGGCTCGAGTAGTGGCGGTCGAACGACGCGTCGTCGCGATAGAACTCGAAGGCCCACATGAGGTCCGGGTCTTCGTCCGAGCGAGCAAGGACCCAGTCGACGGGGCCGTCGGGGTCACCGTTGAAGTGCAGCTCGTGGCAAGCCTTGAACAGTTCGTCCCCCATCCCGGGCTTCGCCTTGACCTTCAGCACCATTCCTGGCTGCTTCGCATGCATCTCGTACTCCTTCCGATCAGGACACTTAAGACTCTAAGTGTTAGAACTCTAAGTGTCAAACCTTGCTGGTCGGTCACCGCCTATTCCCAAGTCTTGCCCGACGGGCTCCACCCCAGCGTTATCCACCGGTGGAGTCGGTCGGCGGAGAGACCAGACGCAGACAGCATGATCGGCTCATGCGTGTTTGCCTCGCGGCGAGGGCTTGCCGCGCCGTGACGCCGAGGCGGACAGGTGCGACGTTTCAGCCCGCCGACGACCCCGGCGGAAGCACCGCGACTGTCACTCGGCTTCTCGATCTGCAGCCATGTCTTCACTGGCTTCCCGACCGGCTCGAGCCGAAGGCTGACACCTAACGGCAGCTGACCGATCAGGGGTATGCGGCCGGCTGGTTCTGCCTCGCGGCATCACCAGCGACCGCCCCAGACCGGCTGCTCGTGTCGCCGGGGTGACCTGCTCCTGGACGTCACGGGCGAAGCCTGACGCCGATGTCCGGTCATGCCGACGTGCGCGACTCCTCCGCCGACGACACGCATTTCAGGCGCGACGGTGCAAAGGTCGCGCCCCACGACTCGCGCTACTCCGGCAGACGAGCAGCTACCGGACGCAGAACGGCGGCGGCGCACAGACAGAACTGTCTTGGGAGGGCCGAGATGATCTCGGTCCCTCCCAAGACAGTCGGTACGCGGATCAGATCTTGCCCGCGGCCACGTCGGCGAGGGTCACGCGGGAGGACTTGTAGTTCACCACGTAGCGCTTGGACGATTCCGCCGAGGTGATCTCCTCACGGATCGGCAGGCCGTTGTCGGCGTTGATGGTGAGGACGTCCGTACTGCCGCCCAGGATGGCGGGGGGCGCGGTGAGGGTGAGCGCGGCCTGCCCGTCGACGCTGGTCTTCCCGACAATCATGTCCGGGATGGTCGCGTACAGCTTCAGCACGCCCGCGCGGACCTCCGCGTCGGCGGCGTTGGCGAACAGCGCGTGTTCGGCGTTGCTCCACAAGTGGTTGTTGATGAGGTTTTCCAGGTCCTTGCCCGTGGGACGCGGCTTGGGGGCCGGAACCGGCTTGCCGTGTTTGCGGAGCATCTCAGCGTTCTCCGCTTGGGCGTCCGCCCAGGCCTTGTCGGCCTCGGCGGGGCTCAGGCCGACGCCCAGAGCATTGTTGGCCGCGGTGATCATCGCGATCCTGGCCTTGTCCACGTCGCCGTTCGCGGCGAGACGGGCCGCCGCCATCACCTTCCCGTCGTACGGCGTAGCAGGCTCGGCCTGGCCCTTGGCCACTGCGTCCGCCAGGGACTTCGCCGAGTCGCCCGTGAACTGCTGGCCCTTGTCGGTGTAGAGGGTGTAGTACTGGTCCGGTTTGTTGTCCAGCCCGAACTTCGTGTTGATGATCAGCGACGCGTCTCCTGGCTGCGTGCCGGCCGCCTGGACCGCTGAGGCCAGCTTCACCAGCGGTGCCTCGACCGCCTGCGGGGCCGCGTCGGACGGCCCGGCCGGGACGCTGCCGCCTGACGTAGCCATCACCACAGCCGCCGCGACGGCTGCCGCACCCACGGCGGCGACACCGACCTTGGGCCAGGAGAACCAGCGCTTCGGGCGCACGACCGTGGCCACGGGTTCGTCCATCGCCGTCCGCAGTGCCGTGCGGGCACGGTCATAGGCCTCGGGACCGGGGGACGGCACGTCACGCAAGTTCTTCATGAGATCCATTTCGTCCATGAGTTGTCTTTCACGTTGTCGGGACTTGCAGCAGCGCGACCACTTCGGGGGCCTCACGCAACGCCTTACGCGCCTGGTGCAACAGGCGGCGGGCCGTGCCGGCCGGAATGTCGAGCACCCGCCCGGCCTCGGCGACGGTCAGGTCCTCCCAGGCGACCAGGCCCAGCACTTCCCGCTCTTCCGGTTTGAGCCGAGCCAGTGCCTTGCTCAGCAGTGCCTGCGTGTCCACGCGGGCATCCACCGCCGGCCAGGGATCCCAGTCACTCGCCACGCCGGTCAGGTCCGACGCGGGCTCCTCGGCCGGCGCGGACCGCCAGTGCCGGCGCAGCCTGTTCAGCGCGACGCCGTACAACCAAGGCCTGGCTTCGGGATACGAACGGTCGTAGTTCGCACGGGACTCGTAAGCCGCCACCCACACATCGCCGAGCACGTCCTCGGCGGCCTGCCGCCCCACTCTGCGCGCCAGATAGTTCCCGATCGCGGTCTCGTGCCGGCTGATCACTTCCACGAAGGCATCGCTGTCTCCGCGCAGCGACCTACCGATCAGTTCCGCGTCTGACGACATGAAGCTCCTCGGGTTTGCTTCGCCCTGACACCCCGTCTTTGCCAACGCCCGCCCAAAGCGTTCAGGTCAGGTCACCCCATGACGAACCTCGCTGGTCAGGCGACATCGCCGTCGTCGTTCGGACCTGCCGGGCAGCGGGCTGAGGCTCGGGCAAGCGACCACCGCCTGTGCGCGGTGATCGGCACACCTGAGCCAGCCAACCACGTCGGCCCGGTGTGCCGCAGGCCGTGGCGGCGAAGGTGCTCGTTCCCCAGCTTGGTGACCACCTCGTCCCAGTGGCTGGCGGCACGGAGGATCGCCGTTTTCACGCATCCGCCGCGCGGGCCGTGAACAACCGGGCACCGGCCGTGTCCAAGCGGCTACCACCGGACGGATCTCCTCGATCAGCGGAACTGGCGCGCCCGCAGCCCTTCGTGGCCTCCACCAGTGGGGAACGCATCGCGGACCACGCCGCGCTATGTCCGCTCATGCCGATGGGCGGACGTTTTCGCTGCCGGGGGGGTATCACAACGGTGACCGACGGGCACAGCAGCACCGCCCGCCCCGGCTGCGGCAGCCCCTCGCGGGCGAGCTTAACCATGAGCGACACAGCCCGCCGCCGGCCGAGTCGCCGCTGATGAGCAGTTCGCTCGGGTCGGCGCCCTGATCGAGCAGCCACCGGTAGGCGAGGAAGGCGTCGTCCAGTGCGGCCGGGAACGGGTGCTCCGGTGCGAGCCGTTAGTCCGGCAGCACCGCGGTGGCGCCGGTCGCAGCGGCCGGGCGCCGGGCGGCGGCCGGTAACCGAACGCGGAGCCGGAGATGAATCCGCCGCCATGCAGGTGCAGCGAGCCTGGCGAGCCGCCCACGCCCGCCGGCACGACCGGCGCGGACACACCGCCGGCCCGCACCGGCCGGTGCCCTCCGGCACCGGAACTGGGCGTTGAGGACCTCGTAGGCCTCCCGCACCTGCGGCAGGCCGGGTTTGCCGTGAGCAGCGCCTCACCGGCCGTCGTCAGCTCGACGCGGTGGGCCGAACGCAGCGGAAGCGGACAGCCGATCAGCCGCTCCAGCGCGTGGCTCTGCCGGGTGAGCACCGGTCGCGACACTTACAGGCGGGCCGAAATCGAGCTCGGTGGCGACGGCGACGAGCGCGCGGGTGCTCGCCGACGTCGGTCGCCCGGTACGCCCGGAAGCAGGAGTGGCCGCCCGTGATCGCGGTAGGGTCACCGCGCACTGACAAATGGAGCTATTGCGGCAAAGGACGATCACATGCGCAAACTGGTGTCGAACTTGTTCATCTCGCTCGACGGCGTCGTCGAAGCTCCCGACAAGTGGTCCCTTCCCTACTGGAGTGACGAGATCGCCGCGTCCGTCGACGCCGGCATGGCCGCCGCCGACACCATGCTCCTCGGCCGCGTCACCTACGAGGCTTTCGCGGCCGCTTGGCCCGAGCGCACCGTCGAGGACGACGAAGGTGCCGACTTCATGAACAGCGCCCGCAAGTACGTCCTCTCGACGACGCTGTCCGAGGTCACGTGGAGCAACTCGACGTTGCTGCCCGACGACCCGGCATCAGCCATCCGCGACCTCAAGGCGGAATCCGGCGGCGACATCATGACCAGCGGCAGCGGGACGACCGTCCGATGGTTGCTGTCCGAAGGTCTTGTCGACGAGCTGAAGCTGTTGCTCTACCCGGTCGTGGTGGGCACCGGCAAGCGCCTGTTCCCCGCCGAAGGCCCGAACTTCCCGCTCACCTTGAAGACCACCACGGCCTTCGGCAACGGTGTCGTCCAGCTGACCTACGGACTGGTCTGAACGGGCCGAGCCTCCGCTCATGCCGCCGAGCACGGGCGAGCGTCACTACGATCCAGCCACGATGGGCTCGTTTGTCATATACCGCCATGCGGTGTGGGGCGGCGGCGACCCGGACCTCGAGGTCCGGCATGCTCACCGGCCGGCGCGCCCATGGAGTCTCTGGGATGACGATGTCCTCGCAGCGAGTGGTCTTGTAGGTCGTCTGGTAGCAGCACACGTCCCTCCTCAGTGGATGGTCAGGCCGCTGGTCGGGCTCGCGGACAGGCCGGTGAGGTAGCGGGATTCGTCGGAGGCGAGGAACGCGACCACGTCGCCGATATCCTGCGGTGCGGCGACGCCGAGGGGGCTGCGCTCGATGATGTTCTCGTACTGGCGGCGGTGCCGGTCGCTCACCGCATCCTTTCGCTCGAACGCCGCCGTCCAGGACGGCGAGTCGCGGACCACCGTCACGCACACGCAGTTGACCCGGATCCGGTCGTCGGCCAGTTCCTTGGCGAGGACCTTGCTCCCCGTGATGAGCCCGCCGGAGAAGGTGGCGATGGCCGTCTGGCCGGGAGTCGGCGCCCGGCCGCCCTCCGACGTCACGAAGACGACGCTGCCGCCGCCGCGGGCACGCAGGTGCGGAACCGCGGCCTGGACGACCTTCAGCTTCGCCCCGACGGCGGTGCCGACGAACGCGGTCACCCGGTCGAGGTCGAGGCCCGCGAACGGGCCGCGCACCGCCGTGGTGCGGGCCTCGTCGTCGTTGCCCCCGGCGCTCGGCACGACGATGTCCACGCCGCCGAACCGCGCGGCAGCTTCCGCCGAGACCGCCGCCATGTCCGCGGAGGATCGCACGTCGCCCGCCACGAAATGCCCGGTCCCCCCGAGCTCGGCGATCTCCGCCAGCACCGCGTCCGCCTTCCGTTCGTCCCGGCCGTTGAGCACGACGGCCGCTCCGCCCGCGGCGAGCCTCAATGCGACGCCCCGGCCGATGCCGCCCGTGCCGCCGGTGACGATCGCGACCTTCCCGTCGAGCCTGCTCACCGCCGTGCCCCCGTCCCGTTGACGAAGCTGACCGCCTTCAGCGCCCGTGCCGGGTCGCCGGACAGCGGGATGCCCGCCGGTCTCGGCGCGGCGAGGCCGCGACGGGCCAGTTCCGGCAGCCCCGCAGCTCGACCGGCGTTCCACCGGCGCCCACCACGATGACCGGTCCGAAGACCGGATCGCGTTTGAGCCCGGCGAAGACCTCGGCCGCGGCGGGCCGCACCATCTCCTGGACGAGGATCTGCCACGCCCCGTCGACCCAGAGCGAGGTTCCCGGCAAGCTCGGCCAGCCGCCCCGCGGCGTCGTGCCCGCGCACGTCGAGCTCCACGGCACCCACGTCGGCCTTGTGCGCCAGAGCCGGGCTCACCACTTTGACGACCAGCGGGATCCCGAGCTCCCCGGCCGTGGCCACCGCGCCGGCGACCGAGCGTTCCAGCACCGCCGGCACTCCGGCTGCCGCCAGGGCCTTCGCCACGTCGTCGTAGCTGAGCAGCATGCTGTCTCCTTGCGCTCCGGGCACCGCACCGGCCGGGAACGGCAATTCTTTCGGAAACGTTGTTCCCGCGGATTTCATCACCGTAATTCGGGTCCGTTCGGCATTCAAGCGCGAATTCCCGAACCGGTGATTCGGCAGCTGGAAACCGCCGGGCGGAGATCAGCTCGGATCGTCGGCCGGGCGGTCCAGCAGCTGTTCCATCAGGGCGCGGCAGGCCGGGCCCGGCCGCCGTCCCGCCGCCGTGGCGAGGTGGACCTTGCGCTCCGCCCAGGGCTCGGCCAGCTCGACGACCGCGATCCCGTCCAGGAATTCGCGGCCCACCAGGCTTTCCGGTTGCGCGGTGACGCCGAGGCCGGCCCGGACGAGGCTGAGCGCGACACCGCCGGTGCGCACGCTCTGGCCGGGCTCGAACTCGCGGCCCAGCCGCCGCGCGGCCGCGCGGAACGCATTGACCATCGGGCCCACGGCGATGACGTTCTCCGGGAGCAGTTCTTCGAACGTCACGCTCAGCCGGTCGGCGAGCCGGTGGTCACGCGGCAGGGCGACCACGATCCGGTCGCGGCGGTACGGCGTGACGTCGACGCCGGTGAGGTCGAGTTCGTGGGCGGCGGCGAACAGCCCGAGATCCGCTTCCCCGCGCGCGACCTCCTGCACGATCTCCCGGTTTTCGATCTCGTGGACGATCAACCGCACTTTCGGGTACTGACGGCCGAATTCACCGAGTTCCCGCGCGAGGAACGGCGCGATGATCGACTGCGCCGACGCGACGGTCAGATCACCCTGCATTCCTTCGGTGAACGCGGCGATCTCGGAGCGGATGTCTTCGAGGCTGCCGAAGATCTTGCGGACGTGCCGGGCCAGCACCGTGCCGGCGGGTGTCGGCACGACCCCCCGCGGGGTGCGTTCCAGCAGCTCGAGCCCCGCGATGTGCTCCAGGTCGTGGATGCGCTTGGTGGCGGTCGACGCGGACACGTTCTCCCGGATCGCGGCCAGGCCGATCTGCTTCTCCTCGACCGCGGAGAGGAACAACCGCAGCGTGAGCAGGTCGACCTGCCGGATCAGGTGCATCCTGTTGAACGTGCCCACCGACCACCTCCTTCCCGGATTCAACCTCTTCGACCGGCGGCCGACAACTCAGGCGGGCGCGACCCGCTCGACCAGGTTCACCTTCACGTGGTCGGGCCGCTTGAGCGTGCCCTCCGGGACGAGGGTGACGGTCGTCTTGACGTTGAGCGCGGACCGGATCCGCTCTTCGAGGACGGCGGGCAGCCGCGTGTCGGCGGGGTCGGGGTGTTCGACCACGACCGGTAGCGACTGCTGGGTGGAGTGCCCGTCGAAATCGGGGCGGATGCGCAGTTCGCCCGAGGTCAGTTCGGCGACCAGCTGCTTGATGGCGGACGGGAAGACGTTGATGCCGCGGACGATGAGCATGTCGTCGGTGCGGCCGACGCAGCGGATCTTGTAGCCGGTCCGGCCGCAGGAGCAGCCGGTGCCGGTGACGACGACGTGGTCGCGGGTCCGGAACCGCAGCAGCGGTGACGCCTGCCGCCGCAGTGCGGTGTAGACGAGCTCTCCCCGCGCCCCCGCCACCGGGGCGACCTGCTCGCCCGTGTCCGGGTCGATCAGCTCGGCCACCATCAGGTCCGGGGACAGGAAGTGCATGCCGTCGGCGGCCTCGCATTCACCCCAGTAGGTGCAGGCGATGTCGGTGCCGCCGAGCATTTCGCGCGATGTCGCGCCCCACAGGGTCTCCAGCTTCTCGCGGACCGCGGGCAGGCCGCCGCCGGGTTCGCCGCCGACGCTGATCACCCGGACGCCGAGGTCCCGCGCGGCCCGCCCGACGATCCGGGGCGCCTGCTCGGCCAGGTAGGCCAGGAAGTACGGGGTGCCGATCAGGGCGTTCGGCCGCTGGTCGGCTTGGACGCGCAGCAGCCGTTCCGCGCCGGCCTCGGCGCCGATCGGGATGTCCACGATGCCCATGTACTGCAGGATCTGCACGATGGGCAGGCCGCCGACGAAGCCCTTGCTCATCCCGAACGCGTGCAGCAGCCGGTCGCCCGGCCGGAACCCGTTGGCGTACAGGGCCCGGGCGCCGAGCTCGCACCAGGTCGTCACATCGCTCGCGGTCAGGCCCACGTAGGACGGGCTGCCGGTGGTGCCCGAGGAAGCCTGGATCTGGACGATGTCCTCCGCGGCGACGTGCGTACCCAGCGGCGGCGACGCCGCCAGGCTGTCGCGCAGCTCCTGCTTCTCCGTGAACGGAAACTCCGCCAGGTCCTCGACCGTGCGGACCTTCGCCGGGTCCACGCCGGCTTCGGCGAACTTCCGCCGGTAGAACGCGCTCCGCTCGGCGAGGTACGCGACCTGCTCCCGGAGACGCTCGTCCTGCACGGCCCTCGCCTGCTCGGGTGGCGCGGATTCGATCGCGCTCCAGTGGTTCGCTGAATACGGGGCTGCCATGACGTTCTTCCTCCTGCGGGGAGTCAGGCCCGGGTCGGCAGGACCGAGCCGAGCAGTTCGTTGTCCGCGCCGACTTCGCGCACGGCGTGCAGCGGCGGCGGCCGCATGCCGTCGAAGGACAGCGGGAGCCCGACGACGCCGATCTCGCCGGCTTCCGGGCTGCCGATGATGCCGAGTTCCCGGGTCTGTTCGTGTGCGACGAGTTCGGCCGTTGTCTGGACGGGGGCGCAGGGGATCCCCGCGGCCTCCAGGCGGTGCCGCCAGTGCGCCCTGGTGCCCGTGGCGAGGCGTTCCCCGATCAACCGGTCGATCTCGGTCCGGTTCGCCAGCCGCGCGGCGTTGGTGGCGAAGCGCGGATCGGCCGCCCATTCCGGGTGATCGAGCGCGGCGGCCAGCCGGGCGAACAGCGGGTCGTTGGCGCAGCTGACGATCAACGCGCCGTCCTCGGTGGCGAACGCCCGGTGGGGGACGATGAACGCCACCCCGGACCCGTGCCGCCCGCCGGGGTTGCCGTCGGCCTCGTACCCGGCGATGCCGACGGACATCCACGCGATCGCCGTCTCCAGCAGGGAGGCGTCCACGGTGGCGCCGGTGTGCTTCACGTGCCGGCGGTGCAGCGCGGCCAGCACGCCGATCACCGCCCACATCCCGGTCCCGAAGTCCACGATCGACACCCCGGCGCGCACGGGTGCGCCGTCCGCCTCGCCGGTGATGTCCATGATCCCGGCGAACGCCTGCATCAGCGGGTCGTAGCCGGGCAGTTCGCGCAGTGGCCCGGCCTTGCCGAACGCCCCGATTTCGCAATGGACCAGCTCCGGCTTGGTCACCCGCAGGCTCTCCGCGTCCAGCCCGTACCGGGCCGCGGTGCCGGGCCGCAGGTTGTGCAGGAAGACGTCGGCGCGCTCGGCGATCAGCCGGTGCAGCGTCGCGAGCTGCTCGCGGTCCTTGATGTCGAGGCTCAGGTAGCGGCGGCCCCGGTTGAGCGCGTGGAACGCGGCTCCGTCGCCCTTCCACTGGCTCGGCCCCCACCCCCGCGCGGAGTCGCCGGCCGGGCGCTCCACCTTCCACACTTCGGCGCCGAGCTCCGCCAGGATCTTGCCGGCGAACGGAGCGGACGCGCTGTCGCTCAGCTCCACCACCACGATGCCCGTCAGGGGCAGTTCACGCGTCATGACGCACTCCGATCCGGGCCGCGCCCGAGGCGACCAGCTCGCCGATCTCGTCGTCGCCGAAACCGGATTCCCGCAGCAGGTCTTCGGTGTGCTCGCCGAGCCGCGGCGCCGGGTACCGCAGTTCGGGGGTGCTTTCGCTCCACTGCTGCGGAATGCCGATGGTGCGCAGCCTGCCTTCCGAGGGGTGGTCCTCCTCGGTGAAGAACCCGGCCTCGGTCAGGTGCGGGTCGGTGAGCACCGTCTCCGGCGTGTGCATCCGGATGGCCGGGATGTCGGCCTCGGTCAGCAGCTCCAGCCACTCGCCGGTGGACCGCGTGGCGAACACCTCGGCGAGGAACGCGTACAGCTCGCCGATGTGCTCGGTGCGGCCGTGGATGCCGGCGAACCGGGGATCCGCGGCCAGGTCCGCCCGGCCGACCGCGGTGAAGAACCGCTGCCAGTGCCGGTCGGTGTAGATGTTGACCCCGAGGTAGCCGTCGAGCGTCCGGTAAGGCCGGCGATCGGCGTTCATCATCCGGGCGTACCCCCAGTTCCCGATCGGCGGCACGAAGGTGTGTCCGTAGAGGTGGTCGCCGAGGACGAAGTGCGCGAACGTCTCGAACATCGGCACCTGGACCTCCTGGCCGCGCCCGGTCCGTTCCCGGTGGTACAACGCCATCGCGACCGCCGACGAGGCGGCCATCCCGACTACGCGGTCCGCGATCGCGGTCGCCACGTACGCGGGCTCCCCCTGTCCGCGGCTCTGCAGCACCGGCATGCCGACGGCGGCCTGGATCAGATCGTCGTAGGCGGGCTTCGCCGCGTACGGGCCGTTCTGGCCGAATCCGAAGCACCCGCAGTACACCAGCCGCGGGTTGATCTCCCGGACTTCGGCGTAGGACAGGCCCAGGCGCTGCATGGCCGCCGGCCGCAGGCTGTGCAGCAGGACGTCCGCGGACCGCAGCAGGCGCAGCAGCGCGGCCCGTCCGCCGGGGTGCTTCAGGTCCAGGACCAGGCTGCGCTTGTTCCGGTTGAGGTGCAGGAAGATCGCGGCCATCCCGGGATGGCGGTGCGGGCCGACGCCGCGCGTGGTGTCCCCCTCGGGGGATTCCACTTTGGCGACGTCGGCGCCCATGTCCGCCAGCAGGAGCGACGCGTACGGCCCCATGAAGTTCGACGTCAGATCCAGGATCCGCACGCCGTCGAGCGGTCCGGTCATGTCATCCCTCCGGCACCGGCGCGAACACCGGGAGCGTCTGGGCCCCGCGCCGGACGAACCGCGCCTCGACGGGCATGCCGATCTCGACGGTGTCCGGCTCCGCCTCGATCTGGCTGAAGAGGCGGTAGCCCTCGGCCAGTTCGACGAACCCGACGGTGTAGGGCACGATCGCGGCCCACACCGGCGTCGGGCCACGCATGACCGTGCTGAACGACCACACCGTGCCGCGTCCGCTCGACTCTTCCCACGTCAACGATCGCGCGGAGCAATGCGGGCAGTACGAGTGGGCCGGCCACACCACTTCGGTGCAGTCTCCGCACCGCTGGAACGTGAGCCGCTGCTCTTCGAGCGCCGCCCAGTAGGGCTCGGCGTCGAGCAGCCGGTAGGGCTGTGGCCACATCACGGCCTCCCCGAGTCGTCGCCGGACAGCAGCACCACGCCCGCGGCGGCCAGCATGCCGCCCGCGCCCTGGACCAGGACCGTCCGCGGCCGCCGCGCGGGTGCGCGGCCGAGCGCGGTCCCGCGCAGCTGGCGGACGGCCTCGACGAGGCTGTCCATGTTGCACGAGATCCCGGGCTGGCCGAACGACAGCCAGCCACCGTTGGTGTCGGTCGGCAGGTCGCCGTCGGCACCGGTCCGGCCCTCGCGGTAGACGTCGATCCCGTGGCCCTTCTTCGCGAATCCCAGGTCTTCCATGATGATCGGGCCCATGTGCGCGAAGTTCACCGACATCTGCACCATGTCCACATCGGACGGTGTCAGCCCGGAGCGGGCGTACGCCTGCCGGGCCGCCTCGACGGTCGCGGTGTGCGTCAGGTTCGGGAACTCGCC
Proteins encoded in this region:
- a CDS encoding CaiB/BaiF CoA transferase family protein; its protein translation is MTGPLDGVRILDLTSNFMGPYASLLLADMGADVAKVESPEGDTTRGVGPHRHPGMAAIFLHLNRNKRSLVLDLKHPGGRAALLRLLRSADVLLHSLRPAAMQRLGLSYAEVREINPRLVYCGCFGFGQNGPYAAKPAYDDLIQAAVGMPVLQSRGQGEPAYVATAIADRVVGMAASSAVAMALYHRERTGRGQEVQVPMFETFAHFVLGDHLYGHTFVPPIGNWGYARMMNADRRPYRTLDGYLGVNIYTDRHWQRFFTAVGRADLAADPRFAGIHGRTEHIGELYAFLAEVFATRSTGEWLELLTEADIPAIRMHTPETVLTDPHLTEAGFFTEEDHPSEGRLRTIGIPQQWSESTPELRYPAPRLGEHTEDLLRESGFGDDEIGELVASGAARIGVRHDA
- a CDS encoding Zn-ribbon domain-containing OB-fold protein is translated as MWPQPYRLLDAEPYWAALEEQRLTFQRCGDCTEVVWPAHSYCPHCSARSLTWEESSGRGTVWSFSTVMRGPTPVWAAIVPYTVGFVELAEGYRLFSQIEAEPDTVEIGMPVEARFVRRGAQTLPVFAPVPEG